CAGGGCGTGGGCCTCCTAAGCCCAAGGTCGCGGGTTCGAATCCCGCCGGGTCCGCTTCTGTTCTCAATCCTTCTGGCGCTTGTGGGTTTAGAGACCAACACAAACTTTAAATCTGAGAAAGTTGCACATCCAAAATATGGCGGTCAAGCTTATCAGATGCCCGTCCTGCGGAGAGGAGATTGAAATCACCGATTTGTATGAGGGTGTTGAGATTCAGTGCTCGCTCTGCAACTCAATAATGGTTTACCAGGAGGGGAAGTTACTCCTGCTCGATACAAACGAGGAGTTTGATTTGGATGAGCTCGAAAGCGTTGAGGAAGAGGAAGAATTTGAGGATTACGATGAGTTCGAGGAGGAAGAGGAGTACTACTACGACGACGAGTACTGATTAAATACAATCTGTCTTTTTATATATTTTGCCGGTATCTCTTCTGCGAGTGCAATAAGGTCGTTCGCCTTGATAATTCTTATTCCGTCTTCTCTAGCCTTTTTGGCGTCTATTTCTAGAACAATTGGTGTATCAGTCCTGATGCTCGCCACCTCCTTGCTCTTCTCGATTGTTGTTGACAGGTGAACGTATCTCTGGTTCACGGGCTTTATCCCGATTTCAAGCATTCTGTGAGCTTCCTCCTCGCTTGTTCCGTAATACAGAACGTCCTCTTTTGCCTCAGGAAAGTCGCTGAGCTTTACATCAATGCTGTGCCCGTATCGCGCCCTTATTTTGTCGCCCTTCAGCTCGTACCTCTGCTTTTCGTCGCTGTAAACGAGAGCTTTAATCAGCCAGATGTTCGCCCACTTGTACCTCCTTTTCACAACTCTTGCAAGAGATTCAAGGTTCACCCAGCCGTTCTCGTCCATATTGAGACCGAACTTGTCGGGGAAGTGCCTCAGAACTCCGGAAATGAATTTTCCAAGCTTTTCAACCTTCTCCTTGGGCAGAATCAGTTCTCCCTCCGCACCGCACCTGCACTTCTCCCCTCTGTAAAACCCGTGCTCTGGGCAGAATCTTATTTCCTCCATTCTCCCACCACCTTTACAGCCAGCAACATCGCAATCGCCCCAATGGCGCTGCAGGTTTCAAGGCTTACCCCTTTGCGTGTCACGTCGAGGTGGTATTTTGCGGACTTTAACATTTCCCGTGGCAAACCCCTTCTTCCGAGACCTATTAAAAAAGTTGCCGATTTGAACGCTGCTAAAGTATCGGGATTGACTACTTTGTCCGGGTCAGGCTTGGACGTTGTGGCAACCACCTCTCCGAAATGAGCCGGAATCTTATCTATTAGGTGAAGTTTCCCGGATTCTGCGAGATATAGCAGGTATTTCCCGCCTTCTCCGATGGTCGTGTAGTTGGCAACCTCCTCAGCCACCTCCTTCTCACTCCTCCAGAAGGGAAAGTCGAGCAAAGCGAGGTGAAAGTTGAAGGCGTAGCAGAGCGGTGCTGCCCGTGCAATGCTCCGCAAGTGAATTTCGTGTTTTTTCAGCTTGTCGTAGGTGTTGACAAGGCAGATGGAGATCATTTTCTCAGCTTTACCTTTCTTCCCGAAACCCGGACAATTCCTGCTTTTTCAAGGCTCTTCAGTATCGCCTCGTAAACCTCCTCCGCATCCACGTAAAGCTCTCCGTCAAGATTGTCTGCATCCTCTATGATGCCTGAGGTGTACTCCCTCAGCTTTTCAATGTCGTTGGTGTCCTCAAGCCCCGCAATGACGTTCATCACAATTCTAGCAGCGGCATCAATCACAACGCCATCCAGACCCTCCAACTCAACATCCTTGGTCAGGACGCTCAAAATGTCCACGTTCACGTCCCATGCAGGGGTAAGCTGGAGAAAATAGCCCTTCTCGCACCCCTCAACCTCCTCGTCAAGCTCTATTATGATCGTGGGGTCTTCAGGTAGCTCTCCTTCAATGTAATCCTCCCCAACCTCAATTCCGTTTGCCTTCAAAAAGGAGTAGACAGAGGACATGAGAAGGCTGACTCTAAAGGCAGCTTCCATCGCATCCAGAAACTCCTTATCACCCAGACTCTCATCCTTGAGCTTTACGACCTTCTCATAATTTTCAGGGGAAGCTCTTTTGAGAAACTCCCTTTCGAATTCGGAAACCTCCATCCTGCCCTTCAGTATTTCACGAATAATTTCGGAGTAGTTTTTCCAATCCTGAGCCTCCTCGTACTCCTCAAGCTCGCTTAAATTTCCCCTCAGAAAGTACCTTTCCTCAAAATCCCACTCAACAATTTCCCTTACTTCAACTCTCGCTCCTGAATTTCTCAATTTTGATGCAATCTCCATTGCCATTTCCTTGTCGGGGAAAGTGGTAACCCTTAGCCACATGCAAGAACCTCAAGCTTCTGATATTTACGTTATTCGGGTAAAAGTTGATATATTCGAAAGCTCCAACAAATCGCATGTTTAAGTTGGCGGACAGACTGGAAAAGATTCCCCCGTATCTTTTCGCAGAGATCGATGCAATGAAAAGGAAAAAGTTGCAGGAAGGAGTTAAGGTAATCGATTTCGGAGTGGGCGACCCGGACCTACCAACGCCTGAGCACATCGTTGAGGCGCTGAAAAACGCCGCTGAGAAGGTTGAGAGGCAGAAGTATCCAAGCTACGAGGGGATGCTTAGCTTCAGAGAGAGTGTGGCAAGGTTCTACAGGAGAAGAAAGGGAGTGAATCTTGACCCCGAATCGGAGGTAATCTCTCTCATCGGCTCCAAAGAGGGGATAGCGCACCTTCCGCTCGCCTTCGTGAACGACGGAGACTATGTTCTCGTACCAGAGCCGGGGTATCCTGTGTACTACTCCTCCACATTGCTTGCCGACGGCGTACCTTATGAAATGCCGCTAAAGGAAGAAAACAAATTCCTGCCCGATTTTCAGTTGATTCCCGATGAAATTGCCAGAAAGGCCAAAATAATGTTTCTGAACTACCCAAACAACCCCACTGCAGCCGTGGCTCCAAAGGAGTTTATCAAGGAGGCAATAGACTTCTGCATAGACAACAAAATTATTCTAGCCCACGATGCAGCCTACAGCGAGATTACCTTCGATGGCTACAAGGCTCCCAGCTTCCTTGAGTTTGAGGATGCCTTTGAAGTCTGCGTGGAGTTCAACTCCCTCTCCAAAACCTACAACATGACCGGCTGGAGGATAGGATTCGCCTGTGGTAACAGAGATATTCTTGCCGGCCTTTTAAAGGTGAAGACCAACGTTGACAGCGGGGTTTTTGAGGCGATACAGGAGGCTGCCATAGCCGCGATGGATGGCCCTGACAGAGTTATAGAGGAAAACTGCAAGGTGTACCAGAGGAGAAGGGACCTGCTGGTTGAAGGGTTGAGGGATGTTGGAATTGACGCCGAAAAACCGAAAGCTACCTTCTACGTCTGGGCAAAGGTGGGCGGGAGCAGCATCGAGTTCGTAAAGCAGTTAATAGATAAGGCAGGAATAGTGGCAACTCCGGGGATTGGGTTCGGCAAGTCTGGAGAAGGGTTCGTCAGGTTTGCCTTAACCAGAGGAGAGGGTGTTATAGAGGAGGCAATAGATAGGCTGAAAACAATATTACATAAATAATTTTTATTTAACTGAACAGCAAAGTTTATATTCATCGTCCAGAAAAGTCAGCATAAATGTTAAAGCTAGGCGATAGCAGTCAGTACACCTTTAAGCTTTCTAAGAATGGGGAAATTATAGACGCCGACAGAGGCTTTGTTGAAAAAATGGGTTACGATCTTGATTCTATTCTCTCTGCGACGATTTACGACTTAACGGAAGATTCCGGCATCAAAGAAAGGCTTGAAAGTGGTGGTGAGGTAGAGGTTGTCGGAGTTGACGGGGAGTCTTACCATCTGCATTTGTACAGCGACGGTGAATACGTCTACGCATACGACGTCAGCAAATTTTGTGAAGTGCTGAGGAGCATATATGCTGGGGTTTGGGACTTTTACTACGGTCTTCTGTTCGTTGATGAGCAAAAGAGGATTCTGGCCGCCAATAACACCTTTTACAGCTTCACAGGTCTGGAGAGGGTGGAGGGCAAGAAGCTGCATGACGTTTTTCCTGAACTCTCTCAGTCGGTTGACGAGATTCTTAAGAGGGGAGAAGGAGAAGTTTCTGTGAAAATCAACAATAGACTGTTTCATGTGAGAGTTAAAGTGAGGGAGGTCAGCGTCCTCGGAAAGAGAGTTTACGAGGTTCTTGCAAGGACGCTGACGGAGGAGAAGGTGAGGAATTTAAGGTCGATTTTCGATGATTTCAGGTATCCTGTCGTTGCATTGTTTGCGGACGAAATCGTGTATCACAACAAGGCCGCGGAAAATCTCCTTTCAGAGGTTGACTTGAAGAGCGTTAAGGGGAAAAATCTCGGGAGTGTCAGGGTTGGGGACAAGGAGTACCTTTTCTTTAAAATTGCAAAGGATGGTGTTTACCTCTTTGTCGAGGATTTGGACAGGGTTCTCAGGGGGCTTGAAGAGGAGCTTGTCCAGTACAAGCTCTCCTTTGAAAACTCCGTTGATGCAATCATAATCGTTGACCGCGAGGGGACTATTATCCACACGAATCCCGCAGTGAAGCTCCACGGATACACTCCGGAAGAGCTCATCGGGAGGAATGTGTTTGAGTTTATCCATCCAAGTCACCTTGAGGAAGTGAACAAGGCCGTCGAGGAGGGCAGAGGTGGGAAGTTCAGAAGAATGGAGCTGAGAATTAGGGATAAGTCTGGCAGTTTGAGATGGGTTGAGGTTGTCGGTGTTCCAATAAGGACCTCTGATGGAGAAGTTACAGGCGGAATTCTGGTTTTGAGGGACGTCACAACAAGAAAGGAGCTTCAGCAAAAACTCGTGGAAAGCGAGGAGCTTTACAGAACTCTTACTGAGAACTCCCACTCGGGTATTTACGTCATTCAGGATGGTGAACTCGTTTACATGAACAAAGCCACGCAGGACTACACCGGATACACTCTGGATGAGCTGAGAAAGGAATGGAAAAAGGTCTTCGACCGCAGAATATGGGATGAGGTGGAAAGGGCTGTAAACGACGCACTCTCAGGAAAAGTCATTCAGACCTTCTCGAAGTACTACACGAAAAGCGGGGAAGGGAGGTACGCAAGCTTTGTGCTCTCCCCCATAACCTTCAGGGGGAAGCCAGCAGTTCTTGGAAACTTCATCGACGTGACATCTCAAGTGCTGGCGGAGAAAAAGTTAAGGGAGAGCGAAGAACTCTACAGAACTCTCGCAGAGCACTCCCACACGGGCATCTTCATAATTCAGAACGACAAAGTAGTTTACGGCAACGAAAAGCTCAGAGAGATACTCGGCTATACTATTGAGGAGGTAAACTCCCTCGAACACCCCTACAAGGTACTTCATCCCGACTTTTATGATAAGGTGGTGGAAAGATACAGGGCCAGAGAGAGGGGAGAGGAGGTTCCGAATAGCTATGAGGTGAAAGTCCTAACGAAAGACGGAAAGGAGAAGTGGCTGAAAGTTCTTGCGAGCAGAATTTCGTACAGAGGGAAGCCTGCGGTTATGGCAAACATTGCCGACATCACGGATTTAAAGGAAAGGGAGGAAATGCTGAAAAGGCTGAACCTTTTGTTGAGAGTTACGAGTGTTTGCAGCAGGGAGATATCGCAGGAGAAAACTGAGTTTAAAATTCTCAGCACGGTCAGAAAACACCTTGAAAGGGCCGGACTTGAGGTTGCGGTCTACCTCTATGAGGATGGCTTAATACTGGCAGGCATTTCGAGGGGGCTTGATGAGGAGAAATGCGAGAAAATGGCGATGGAGCACATTGATTCAGATGAGATAAAGGTTGAGAAGGTTGACGGCAAGGAGGTTTTGATTCTGCCCATCTCGAACGGCAGAATTTCGGGTGTGATAATGGTATTCTCCGAAAAAGGGTTCTCGGAGGAAGAAATCAGCGTTCTTGAGGCAATCGGAAAGGACGTAAAATTCGCTTTCAAATCGCTGAAGATAGAGAGGGAAAAGGAGGCGGCTTTGAAGGTGATTATGGAGAACCTCTCCCAGTTTGAGCATCTGGCAGACAGGCTGAGAAATCCACTGGCGATAATAAAGGGCTACTTGGAAATCAGGGAGAACTTTTCCTTCGATGAGTTTGCCAAGAGAGTCGAGGAGCAGGTTTGCAGAATTGAAAACATTCTCGACGAGCTTAGGGCGAGGGAAATTGTTACTTACGAGATAAAAAAGCTTCTTGAGGGTTGAAATTTTTAAACCCATGACCGTTCTCTAAATATGGAAGTTTACAATACCCTCTCGAGAAAAATCGAGAAGCTTGAGGATATTGTGGATGGCAAAAGGGTGAAGATGTACGTTTGCGGTATCACAGCTTACGATTACTCCCACATCGGCCACGCGAGGAGTGCCGTGTTTTTCGACGTTTTCAGGAGGTATTTGGAGTATCTCGGATATGAGGTAGTATATGTTCAGAACTTCACGGATGTGGATGACAAGATCATCAACAGGGCCGTTAAGGAGGGCAAGACGCAGAAAGAAGTGGCGGAAAAGTTCATTGAGGAATATCTGAAGGACATGGAGGCTTTAAACGTAAAAAAGCCAACGTATCAGCCTAAGGTTACGGAGCACATCCCCGACATAATTGAGTTTATCCAGAATTTGATTGAAAAGGGCTACGCATACGTAATTGATGGGGATGTTTACTTCCACGTGCCAGCCTTTGAGCACTACGGCGAGCTATCGAAGCAAAGTCTTGAAGAGCTAAACAGGCACAGAATAGAGCCGGATGAGAGGAAAAGGGACGTGAAGGATTTTGCCCTCTGGAAGTCCGCGAAAGAGGCTGATTTAAAGGCTCAGGCTGTTTTCGACTCTCCTTGGGGCAGAGGAAGGCCGGGGTGGCACATAGAGTGCAGCGTCATGTCGGCCAAGTATCTGGGAGTGCCTTTCGACATCCACGGCGGGGGGAAGGACTTGATATTCCCCCACCACGAAAACGAGAGGGCTCAGAGCTTTGCGAGATTCGGGGTGGAGCCTGTTAAAATCTGGGTGCACAACGACTTCATAAGGATAAAAGGGGAAAAGATGAGCAAAAGCCTGGGAAACATAGTCAGGATTAGGGATGTGCTTCAGAGGTACGAAGGAGAGGTGCTCAGATACTTTCTGCTCACAGCCCACTACCGCAGCCCTCTCGACTACACCGAAGAGGCACTTGAGAGGGCGAAGAGGGCTTACGAGTATCTTAGGTCAGCTTTAATAAACCTCGATATGGAGATTGCATATCTGAAAACCTTCGGAGACAGGAAAGAGGGTAATCAGGTTGATGTTGAGGATTACATCAGGAGGTTCGAGGAGGCGATGAACAGAGACCTGCACACACCCGATGCGATTGCGGTTCTTCACGAATTTGCCGGCTTGATCAACAAATCCCTTTACGAGTTAAGCCTTAACCAAGCAGAAGAGCTTTACGAAGCTTTTAAGAGATTGTGTGGAGTTCTCGGGTTGTTCGAGAAGATGGAGAGAGTGCCCGCTCTTAGCAGAGAAGATGCAGAAAAGGTTGTTGAAAGGGAAAGGGCAAGGAAGGAGAGAAACTTCGAGCTTGCCGATGCCATAAGAGATGAATTCGCGAAGAGAGGAATCAGGCTGATTGACACACCCAAGGGAACGAGGTGGAGGGTGGAATGAACCGTCCCGGACACATGGGAGCGACGCTCTTAGCTCTTTCCCCCTTTATCCCCAAACTGGGTGTGGAGTTCGTCGCATTGGCGGCAATTTTCTCCATGCTGCCCGATGTGGACTTGGTTTTGAAAATCAGGCACAGGGAGTACACGCACAACTTCACCTTTGCTGCAATCTCAACCCTGCTGTTCTTCTTCCTTTTCAGGTATGCGGGAATTCCTGAAATGCTTGCCCTCTCAGTCTTTGCTGCGGTGTCAATCCACATAGCCGTTGATGTGTTCACGATGCAGAAATTTCCGCCATTCTTCCCTTTTTCCAGGAAAAGGGTGGCATTCAAGGTTTTCAGGAGCGATAACAGCGCGGTTAATGCCGGATCTTTTATACTCGGCTCGATAGCGTTCGTTTACTTCGCGGGTGGTGGAAATGCTTGGTGGTGAGAGCGTTTTTACCTTGGACGTCGGTTCCGGAACTCAGGACTTCATGCTGTTTGCTGAGGAGAACGAGAGAAACTGTCCGAAGCGATTCTGCCGTCACCAACGAGAATTCTGGCTAAGAAGATTGAAAGGGTAGAGGGAGACGTTTTCCTCCGCGGCTACACGATGGGTGGGGGAGCGATAACCTTTGCAGTTAGAAGACACCTTCAGAGATACAGGGTTTACGCAACAGAGAGGGCAGCGCTGACCTTTGCCGATAACCTCGAAAGGGTTAGGGAGATGGGGATAATCATTGGCGAGCCTGAGGGCGATGCGGTGGAGCTTGAAACGAAAGACGTGGACATGCCATTCTTTTCTGATTTCATCGAAAAAATGGGCTATGAAATGCCGAGATATTATGTGGTAGCGGTGCAGGACCACGGCTTTTCACCGCAAATCAGCAACAGGGTTTTCAGGTTCAGAATGTTTGAGTCACTTTTGAGAAAAAACCCCGGCATTGAGGGATTTCTCTTTCACCATAGAGAGATACCGCCGGAGTTCAACAGGATGAGGGATGCTGCGAGCAGCGTTCTGGATTACGTCAGGGCTGAGGTTTACGTTGTCGATACCGTCTTCGCAGCGATTGCCGGATGCGCCCTGCAGGTGAAGGAATTCCCCGCATTGCTGGTTAATTTCGGCAACTCCCATCTAACAGCAGCGATAGTCGATGAGGATTACAGGATTAAGGCTCTACTGGAGCACCACACTCCTGTTTTAAGGAGGAGAGGTGTGGATGAGATAAAATCGCTCCTTGAGAGGTTTGAGAGGGGTGAGCTGAGCAACGAGTACGTTTTGAGCGACGAAGGGCACGGCTGCTACTACGATGAGGTCGTTGATGTTAGGGAGAGGCTCTGCACAGGCCCCAACGCCCACCTTTCACCCTTTAAAGAGGTTGGCGGGGACCCGATGGTTGTGGGAAATCTGGGGATGATGTTTCTGCTGAGGAAAAAAGTTACTTGACGATTTTCTGTCCGTCTATGGTCTCGAACTGCTGAAGGCTTTTGCCAACAATTTTCATTTTCATCTTTGAAATTGCACCTGAGAGCTTCGAAAGCTTTTCCTCGTCAAAGGAAACGATTACCTCCCCACCGTCCTTAACTTCGTCA
The nucleotide sequence above comes from Archaeoglobus fulgidus DSM 4304. Encoded proteins:
- a CDS encoding RNA 2'-phosphotransferase; translation: MEEIRFCPEHGFYRGEKCRCGAEGELILPKEKVEKLGKFISGVLRHFPDKFGLNMDENGWVNLESLARVVKRRYKWANIWLIKALVYSDEKQRYELKGDKIRARYGHSIDVKLSDFPEAKEDVLYYGTSEEEAHRMLEIGIKPVNQRYVHLSTTIEKSKEVASIRTDTPIVLEIDAKKAREDGIRIIKANDLIALAEEIPAKYIKRQIVFNQYSSS
- a CDS encoding PAS domain S-box protein — translated: MLKLGDSSQYTFKLSKNGEIIDADRGFVEKMGYDLDSILSATIYDLTEDSGIKERLESGGEVEVVGVDGESYHLHLYSDGEYVYAYDVSKFCEVLRSIYAGVWDFYYGLLFVDEQKRILAANNTFYSFTGLERVEGKKLHDVFPELSQSVDEILKRGEGEVSVKINNRLFHVRVKVREVSVLGKRVYEVLARTLTEEKVRNLRSIFDDFRYPVVALFADEIVYHNKAAENLLSEVDLKSVKGKNLGSVRVGDKEYLFFKIAKDGVYLFVEDLDRVLRGLEEELVQYKLSFENSVDAIIIVDREGTIIHTNPAVKLHGYTPEELIGRNVFEFIHPSHLEEVNKAVEEGRGGKFRRMELRIRDKSGSLRWVEVVGVPIRTSDGEVTGGILVLRDVTTRKELQQKLVESEELYRTLTENSHSGIYVIQDGELVYMNKATQDYTGYTLDELRKEWKKVFDRRIWDEVERAVNDALSGKVIQTFSKYYTKSGEGRYASFVLSPITFRGKPAVLGNFIDVTSQVLAEKKLRESEELYRTLAEHSHTGIFIIQNDKVVYGNEKLREILGYTIEEVNSLEHPYKVLHPDFYDKVVERYRARERGEEVPNSYEVKVLTKDGKEKWLKVLASRISYRGKPAVMANIADITDLKEREEMLKRLNLLLRVTSVCSREISQEKTEFKILSTVRKHLERAGLEVAVYLYEDGLILAGISRGLDEEKCEKMAMEHIDSDEIKVEKVDGKEVLILPISNGRISGVIMVFSEKGFSEEEISVLEAIGKDVKFAFKSLKIEREKEAALKVIMENLSQFEHLADRLRNPLAIIKGYLEIRENFSFDEFAKRVEEQVCRIENILDELRAREIVTYEIKKLLEG
- a CDS encoding LL-diaminopimelate aminotransferase, which translates into the protein MFKLADRLEKIPPYLFAEIDAMKRKKLQEGVKVIDFGVGDPDLPTPEHIVEALKNAAEKVERQKYPSYEGMLSFRESVARFYRRRKGVNLDPESEVISLIGSKEGIAHLPLAFVNDGDYVLVPEPGYPVYYSSTLLADGVPYEMPLKEENKFLPDFQLIPDEIARKAKIMFLNYPNNPTAAVAPKEFIKEAIDFCIDNKIILAHDAAYSEITFDGYKAPSFLEFEDAFEVCVEFNSLSKTYNMTGWRIGFACGNRDILAGLLKVKTNVDSGVFEAIQEAAIAAMDGPDRVIEENCKVYQRRRDLLVEGLRDVGIDAEKPKATFYVWAKVGGSSIEFVKQLIDKAGIVATPGIGFGKSGEGFVRFALTRGEGVIEEAIDRLKTILHK
- a CDS encoding metal-dependent hydrolase, which codes for MNRPGHMGATLLALSPFIPKLGVEFVALAAIFSMLPDVDLVLKIRHREYTHNFTFAAISTLLFFFLFRYAGIPEMLALSVFAAVSIHIAVDVFTMQKFPPFFPFSRKRVAFKVFRSDNSAVNAGSFILGSIAFVYFAGGGNAWW
- a CDS encoding DUF531 domain-containing protein, giving the protein MISICLVNTYDKLKKHEIHLRSIARAAPLCYAFNFHLALLDFPFWRSEKEVAEEVANYTTIGEGGKYLLYLAESGKLHLIDKIPAHFGEVVATTSKPDPDKVVNPDTLAAFKSATFLIGLGRRGLPREMLKSAKYHLDVTRKGVSLETCSAIGAIAMLLAVKVVGEWRK
- a CDS encoding DUF1786 domain-containing protein codes for the protein MGGGAITFAVRRHLQRYRVYATERAALTFADNLERVREMGIIIGEPEGDAVELETKDVDMPFFSDFIEKMGYEMPRYYVVAVQDHGFSPQISNRVFRFRMFESLLRKNPGIEGFLFHHREIPPEFNRMRDAASSVLDYVRAEVYVVDTVFAAIAGCALQVKEFPALLVNFGNSHLTAAIVDEDYRIKALLEHHTPVLRRRGVDEIKSLLERFERGELSNEYVLSDEGHGCYYDEVVDVRERLCTGPNAHLSPFKEVGGDPMVVGNLGMMFLLRKKVT
- the cysS gene encoding cysteine--tRNA ligase, whose product is MEVYNTLSRKIEKLEDIVDGKRVKMYVCGITAYDYSHIGHARSAVFFDVFRRYLEYLGYEVVYVQNFTDVDDKIINRAVKEGKTQKEVAEKFIEEYLKDMEALNVKKPTYQPKVTEHIPDIIEFIQNLIEKGYAYVIDGDVYFHVPAFEHYGELSKQSLEELNRHRIEPDERKRDVKDFALWKSAKEADLKAQAVFDSPWGRGRPGWHIECSVMSAKYLGVPFDIHGGGKDLIFPHHENERAQSFARFGVEPVKIWVHNDFIRIKGEKMSKSLGNIVRIRDVLQRYEGEVLRYFLLTAHYRSPLDYTEEALERAKRAYEYLRSALINLDMEIAYLKTFGDRKEGNQVDVEDYIRRFEEAMNRDLHTPDAIAVLHEFAGLINKSLYELSLNQAEELYEAFKRLCGVLGLFEKMERVPALSREDAEKVVERERARKERNFELADAIRDEFAKRGIRLIDTPKGTRWRVE